TGCCCCTGTTACCATCCAACTGAGTAATTTAGTCGGCTCCCGGGGACAGGATTGGTACTTATTAACCGCTGGAGCTTTCATCAGCATGATTGTGCCCCTAATGGTTTTCTTTGGTTTGCAGCGGTACTTTGTGCGAGGCATTCTGGCAGGATCAGTTAAATCCTAACTGGCAATAACCCGATTAACCAAAGCCATCACGTCACTGCGGCTGAGTTTTTCCTTACCCAGGGCCAAAACATCCAAGGTGCCATAGGCAAGGGTGAGGGGAATTTTACAGAAATTGAGGGCCGGACCGTGGGGCAAAGATTTGGTGTATTGATCTGCCAACGCCAAATTGTAACGGGCATACTTGTGCATATCCGCCAGTTCCCAACCCTGGGGAAAAAAGCTCACCCCCCGGCGCTTATCTTCCTTATAGTTGCGGACAATGTTCACCGCCTGGAGTCCCCGACCAAAACCAATGGCATGGGAGCGATTCGTTTGGGTGCCATCGTGCCAAGCCCACAAATCCGAAAGCAGTAGACCCACCGCCCCCGCTACACTAAAGGTGTATTGGTCCAACTCGCTTTCCGTTCTGATTTGCCAGTTTTGGAGCGCCCAAAAAGCCATCCGATCCGACATGGCCGCCGTGGCATCCCAAACTCTAGGAGCAATGCTTTCCGGGGCTAGCAGGGCCCATTCTCCCACCCTTAAAGTTACCTCCGGCAAAAGGTTGCGGTAGGGGTCTAATCCCCGAATAAAGTCCTCACTGTGGGAGTTTTCCGTCGCACTCTGGAGATTAAGACTAATCTGATTTAGGATTCTCGCTTTGGTCTCAGCATCCAGGTCGGGGTGGTCTTCCACTTCATCGATCGCCCGCATACAAAGGTAGGCAGAGGCCACCGCATCGAGAAGC
The genomic region above belongs to Synechocystis sp. PCC 6803 substr. PCC-P and contains:
- a CDS encoding squalene/phytoene synthase family protein, whose amino-acid sequence is MSGVDRMSLRRNALKVLQETSRTFYIPISILPDQLLDAVASAYLCMRAIDEVEDHPDLDAETKARILNQISLNLQSATENSHSEDFIRGLDPYRNLLPEVTLRVGEWALLAPESIAPRVWDATAAMSDRMAFWALQNWQIRTESELDQYTFSVAGAVGLLLSDLWAWHDGTQTNRSHAIGFGRGLQAVNIVRNYKEDKRRGVSFFPQGWELADMHKYARYNLALADQYTKSLPHGPALNFCKIPLTLAYGTLDVLALGKEKLSRSDVMALVNRVIAS